The genomic interval aagagatcaatctttttttatcttccaTATTGTTGTAAGTTAGatgtcagacattgtatagaagTAATGCACATAgaaaagaatgtgtgtgacaatttaataggaacacttctgaacattaaaggaaaaacaaatgATGGTGTGAATGCACGTCTGGACTTGATTAAGATGAATATACGAGAGGAATTGACACCACGAGAACTTGGTAAACGTACATACTTGCTTGCAACATGTTACATTTTGtcgaagaaagagaaaacaagttttttgtgaatgtcttaaaggtgttaaggtaccacaaggctactcttcaaatgttaaaagtcttgtatctatgaatgatttgaaactaattaGTTTAAAGTCTCATGATTATTACGTTCTAATGCAACAATTACTACCGGTGGTTATTCAtggaatcttaccaaaaaatgttagacatacaaTCACTCAACTaagttcatttttcaattcgaTATGTAGTAAATAGATTGACTCTCAgaagttggatgaacttgaagaagaaattattgttatcttgtgtgaactCGAGATGGTTTTCCTCCATCCTTTTTTGATATCATGGTACATTTGGTTGTTCATCTCGTAAGAGAAATCAGATCGTGTGGGCCAGTTTATATGCGATGGATGTATCCAGTTGAACGATACATGAAGATTTGGAAGggatatgtgaagaatcaatgtcGTCCGGAATCTTCCATTATTGAAAAATACATTTCAGAagaatctattgagttttgttccGAGCACTTGTCAAAAGCCAAATCTATAGGAGTTCCTAAAAAATGTTGGCACTCTCGTAGATTGATAAGTAAATCTTCAAAAGATGTTCATGTTATAAGAAAATCTACAGAAGAGGTTCTGCAAGAACATTTGTATATCCTGAATAACACTAGTGAGGTGTTACCATATTTAGATACACACAAACATTGTCAAATATAAGAATCTAAGGCAATAAAAAAATGGGTATTAAttgagcataacaaaactttcatgtcatggTTTAAGCAACAAATCATGAAGGATCCATCAGTATCTGAAACATTAACATATCTTGCAAACAGTCTAAAgtttgatgttttatgttgttctggCTATGAAGTAAATGGTTATTTGTTTTAAACAGAGTCTTGAGATGATAGGAGTACAATGCAAAATAGTGGAGTCACTTTGGAGGAAGAGTCCATGTACTTTTCAACTTCAAAAGATCAAAATTCTGTTGTGGGATCAATGCCTTGTTATGGTGTCAAAGTAGAGATTTGGGAAGTTAATTATACCAATTTTACTGTACCtgttttcaaatgcaagtgggttgacaataagattggtatcaaagttgatgaatcatgaatgactttggttgactttcgaaagataggttatCATGAAGAAACATTCATAATGGTATATCAAGCTTCCTAAGCTTTCAATATCCAAGTTCCTACTTCTGAAAACTGGTTTGTTGTGCTACATgtaaaaaaacaacataatgacacttgtgagattgaatcacttacaagaaTGACGATCAATAAAGAGTACGAGGATGTTGGTGATGTTGTACATGCAACTCGAAATGATCGTGATGAtggaatatatatttgtatgtaatatgtttcatgtttagttttaaaatatagaatttttattatgtttcatATTCTTAATGCTTATCATATTTGTTTGATAACAGGAACATGGATAATGATGAAGTTCCTCGTTCAAGAATTGGTAGATGACCTACTAGATTAAATACTATGTGTATGAAGATAAATAAAGGTCAAAAAATGCCATTGATTATTGATGTCAATGCTGGTGTGGCCACTAGgccaaattcaaaaaaaattagcaGTTATCTCAGAATAGTTGTTTGTGAAAGGATCTCTATCTTAACTGATTCTTGGGATAATGTCACCGAGCACGAGAGAAACATGATTTGGAAAGATATTTTGGTATGTAATTGTTTTTACTTTGTTTAATCTGACGTTTGTTTATACTTTGTTCAATATGAAGTTTATTATGAACTAATTATCCCAAATGTGGAATGTACACACATTACGATATCCTGAATGTGGAAACGTTGAGAGTGAAGGTTCTATCTTCAGTGAGTGTCATATTTTGTCAGTTTAAATCAGAATTGACAACAACTTATATATATGGTGCAAGGAAAGGAGAAAACCCTTGTACAAAATATGCATGCCttgatgaagaaacttggcAGCAGTTTGTGAAGATCCGAGAAACTGAGAAATGACAGGTTAATATCACTTGTTTTATTTAGATGTAGTTTAAATTAACGTATTATTAACTTTTGAATGTTGATGATAAGATGTTCAAAACAAAGCACAATCTAATCAGGCACATAATGAGACCCCACACTTATTGTCCCGTGGTGGTTATAAGAAGTTAAAGCAGAAGTTGgttgaacaaaagagtaaagcACTTTCCGCTTATATTGAGGAAGGGAATAATGTAGATTCTTTGAACCCTCCATCCCCACCATCGTGACATGAGAAATGGAAGAGTGCCCGTCTAAAGCCATCAGGGACATGGACTTCTGAGGAATCACAACGAACAACTGAACGAATTGTAAGAAATATGTTCTctatatgttattttaaattcattgTGTGTGGAAGTTTTACAATTTCTTTTCAGTTGTTGTGTGATTCTCTTGTTGAACAAACAACACAGGGGACTTTTAATCCATATGGTCATGAGGATATTCTTAATGTTTCTATTTGATAACCTGAGCACCCTGGACATGTTCGTGTTGTTGGATACCCTCACATAACAAGGAACATTCGTTCAGTCAACCTAACCGAGAGTATTTACTAGAATTACGGAAACAGATAAAGGTGGAGGTAACCTAAGAGATTAAAGAAAGCTTAATAGAGGAGTTTAATAAACGGATGGATAGAGAGTTTGAAAAATGGTGGGAGGGTTTAGGAATCTCGTAACAACCACCTACTATGGTCCAAGATGACCCGCCTCCTATTAAGAGAGTCAACATTAAAGGGAGCTATTCAACGATTGATCTATCGGGGgatgactttggctcaactagacaatgttacacaatgtgcctcttccttttaatttgataaaggtcacggtggagaaggtcctttatgGTGATGTTGTAGTTCCTGTGTCAACATCAGAGGTGACAATTGTAGTAGAGGCATTACATACTTTCATTGCCTGACCTAGACATCTCGTCAGACCTATATCATACTCTACGATATATTTTTGCACTAATAGGATTATAtaccaaatattttatattataactaatttaattatttgtttgtttgttgatgagtagcaggaacctaagacaaaaCTGCCTttgcaaaaaaagaaaaaattctcCATTGATGATCATATGGTAgcattggtggaagttgctacaACTTTAGATACAACCGTCGTAGAGGTTCCATAAGATGCAAATGTTTTTGGAAGCCATAGTGATGTACCGTTGTACTACAAAATCCGTTAAAGTTAGAAGTAAACTGCAACATGTGGGATTCGAAACCAAGTCTCGAGGAATGACCAAAGAAGCTTTAACTATTACACTAAtcaagttttgttgtcatgttatgattattattatacttattagtatgattatcaatatgcttatattattattattattattattattaatattactaaatattattaatattattaagtattattaatattattaaatattatgaatattattaatatgattaaatattattaatattattaaatactattaatattattaaatattattaaatattattaaatattattaatattattaaataatattaatattattaactatattaatgttcttgtcggttgacctgGTCACCGGTTGACTTCGAAGACAAGCTTTGGCTCCGTTTATCTCCGTCGGAAACTACACCTCTCTTTGTCACGCTTGAACGCGGCTCCGCTGAAACAGAAGGGATCCTATCTGTTGATTGCATTCCGACGATCACGTCAATATAGGGCTTATAAAGAAATaaagtttcagtcttagaaacaatgTACCTTTAcctgggatctcaagtcccttttatagcctacctcttgtaacaacttctATAAGGAGAATAtcatctcaactgaaagcatactcaacaggaaaatattatgtttagggGCATACTCTCTTAGTGCCGCAACCGAACAAAATTCTCTCACTGGAGTGCacaaaaccttaacagaataaccaccaggTACCAATTCATGTACCAGCATCAAGGGTCCAATCTGTTTCAAGTAGGCGCCCTCAGCGTGGCGCTACGCATTATACATGCAACTTAAGTGGATCTGGAGGTTGGGCTCGGTTGAGGTAGGCCTTTGGAAGGAAATCATTTTTTCTAAGTACGGTGGGTGGAGATATCCGGGAGAGGCAGGTAATGGTAGGAGTTGTTCTCTTTGGTGGAAGGATTTGAAGGAAGTTTGGTCTTCGGAGGGGTGGGGGAGATGTTTCGAAGATAGTTTTGAGTGGAAGGTAGGTGATGGGAAGGACATTTATTTCTAGAAGGATAGCTGGTTGATGGGTGAGGCGTTGAAGAATGTTTTTCCAAGACTTTTTTCAATTAGCTCTAACAAAAACGCAAAAATGTCGGAACTTGGATCTTGGTCTAATGGGAGATGGGTTTGGGGACTTTCGAGTGGGAGAAGTCGGCGGCGGATCAGTTAAGTTAGCTCCTGCTTGGGGTTGAGGTTGTCATAGGAGAGACAGATAGATGGTTTTGGAAGGGTGGGGGTATTCAGTCTTTTACAGTTAGCTCTGCTTACAACCTTATCAGGAAGGATAATGAGGTGGTTTCCTCGCAGATGTTTAGAAAGTTGTGGAGGAGTAAGGCAATTCCATCTGCAATGGTTTTGGCTTGGAGGGTGATGGAAAACAAGCTTGCTACTAGGGTCAATCTTAGGGGTGCAGTTAGAAAGCTTGAAGTGCGTGTTGTGCGGGAAGGAGGAGGAGTCGAGTAGCCATCTGTTCTTTGGATGTTTGTTTGCTTGGCGTGTTTGGTGTGTATGTTTTAAGTGGCTAGGAATCCTGTTTGTGACTCATATTGAGCCAAGGTTCAACTTTGATCAATTTAGATTGAGCTTACCTTCGGAGACGGGTCTGGTTGTTTGGAACACGATCTGGGTAGGGGTGATTAGTGAGATTTGGAGCCACAGGAATcgtataatttttaatagagGAGTGGTAGACGAGTATGAGGTCTTTGCGTTGGCACAGGTAAAGGCATGGTCTTGGGTCTCAACAAATTCCCGGTTAGTTTCGTTCTCCtattctgattggtgtttgGCTCCTTTGGAGTGTACGAGGTTAGTTTCTTGAGGTTTTTTGCTTGGTTTTTAAGGGTAAGAAGAGTTGGGTTGGTTTTTGGAAGTTAGTAGCTGGAACTGGTATAACGTtatatgtataagggttgaaccacccctgaagtggttctattttatttattaattattgccgataaaaaaaaaaacttaccgtGCCCTAACACACATTGGCTTAAAGAGAACATTTTACTTGTGCTAGACACCACATATACTAAACATACTCCTATGTTCACAAATATCCTTCATTAGTAGCCTTATGCTTACATATAAAAGATTACTTCAATTATGACATACTGACCAAACTGTGTCCAACCATGTGGCCCATTTTCTTGGCCCAACAGCTGAGCTGACCTGCTTACACCATGCACCAAGATCCGACCCCCGAGCATTGAGCCTTGAGCACTCTGTCCAGTacagttaatattattaaatgttattaaatattattaatattattaagtattattaaatactattaatattattaattaaatactattaatactattaatattattaatattattaatattattaaatattataaatagtgttaatattattaatttaaagacatgtgggtaatagttggtaggtaatagatatccgtgggtaatagttggtaggtagtgctgaatttacctacagaTTCAGTTATGTGGgtaatatccgtatgtaatgttgtccgtaggtaatatccgtaggtaatgttAAATTTACCTACGAATTCAGATCTGTGGATAAAAATACGtagataatactgattttttttgtagtgtcaaTACAACCACTTTAAAATTTGGGGtttattattcatgcactaagtcaaaaaaatttcaaatgtcaATTTTTCAATGACCCACAACCACTAGATTCAGAAGCATTAGAGTATGTAAAgacaaaatagtaaaaatattttgtaaccatATATAATACCTTAGGATAGATAAATGATTGGAATAATATAGaactttttcatatattgtGGAATATTTTGTAGAATCTAATATGTActtaatttattgtatgtagTCTTTCAtgtttaaattatgatattatatgcattattgttctgaaaatttgatattttatgcaggattagaatatatatacaataatacaacaatatttttagaataataattatttttacacGTGTCgttaatatgtttttataaactaTTGATTTATAACAATATCCAAAATATCGAAAGTtctcaaataatttttatatgatctttttaaccgtcgttacactaaaaaaaaatcatcaaatagaaaccaatttttagaaactaaaataattagttgcaatagtaactaaattaaagaccattttagaaactaaaataaaaattagtttctaaattagtttatattattgttaaataatttctaaattggtatctaattatcaaccaaggttttaactaccaattatttagtttttaaatttggtctctaaaaccttgtttgctaattagatactaatttaaaaactatttaacaataatataaactaatttagaaaccaatttttgttttagtttctaaaatagtctttaatttagttattattgcaactaattattttggtttctaaaaatggtttctatttcatgattttcttgtaatgttaaagtatttttttcttGCAGTAGTGAATTTGATGAGAACGAATAAAGTATACAAACgtgtattttgttttaaattctcATAAATGATTTCTTTAATGATGGATAATTATAAATGCTGTCATTAAATATACGCGTTGGAAGTCAATGtttgaatttatacatttaatttgatttatgaCCACACTAAATACATCTCTTTCATTTTCTCTATTCCCTAAATAGAGTTTTCCGCACCTATGCTTATGTGTGACCAACTCTCTTTAAATACCGAACCTTGAGCAAGAACTTTACAACAAAGACATAGAAAGACAGAGAATTTAAGAGAGTGAGAAAGAAATCATGACAAGTGAGGGTTTGAGGATTCCATGTCTGGAGTTTTCTGGAGTGGAGTTGGGAAAGAAAGAGGGTAGTGAGGAATGGAGAGAGATGAGCAAGAAAGTGAGGGATGCTTGTGAGAGCCATGGTTGCTTCATCATGGTTTATGATGATAAGGTTTCAAAGGGTCTAAGAGATGACATGTTTTTATGCATGAAAGAGGTGTTTGATTTGCCTGAAGAAACAAAGAAGAAGTACATAAGCTCCAAGCCCTATAGGGGTTACAATAGTGAATGTCCATTTATTCCTCTCAGTCAAAGTTTTGGAATTGATGATGCTCCTTTACCTCAAACATCTCAGGCCTTCACTAACCTCATGTGGCCTCAGGGAAACCCTACTTTCTGGTATACTATTCAGACCTTAACTTTTCACTCCTTCAGTTACATATTATCATGCTTCAAAACGATGATTTATGTTCAGATGAGTGTAGAAATGTTCTATACTCTTAGTATTATTAAATGTTGTTAACTAATAAGAGAACTCTACCTGATGCTGAGATATCATTATAACTAGTGATATGAATTTCAAGATGCCATTAGCCATAAAATTATATAGTGCATGACAGTTTGAAATTGACTGTTTTTGTCAGTTTAAGTGCTTTTCATTCTTTACgtttatttaactattttttggtctttttttcataaattaattagaacCTCTCTATGAGCATACCCGAGGGATGCTTACACTAACTCgttttgaaaaaaacttttaatttttctcttaCCTTTATGAGGTTTTCAGGAGAAGTTTTCCCTTAAAACATCATTTTCTTTAGAAAAAGCAATTCAAAACATGCACTCAACTATTTGGTTTCATTCTTGATATAGAGAGAGTTTATTCTATATCTAACTCAGCTTGATTTTTCTCAAAAGTGGTAATAGTAAACTGAATCGTGGCCTTTCGAGTTTATGCCATAAGTGATAAAAGTTCACGTCCCAGAATCAGTGCACTGAGATTTCTTATAGAATATTATTAGACTTTATTAATTCTTATAGAATATTTCTGAGATATAAGGGTTGTTTTAAGGCAAAACTATTCTTAAAAACTAagatattatatttattgttatgtCAAGGTAAACTGATTTTAAACGAAATATTCCTTATGATAGAGCATTGATTAGTTTGATAGATGGGTTTAACGTGATCTGGGGTTGGTGTCTGTTTATGTATGCAGTGAGACATTGAACTCGATGAGCTCCAAGCTGCTTGATCTGAGTTTAGAGGTTCTGAAGATGATTGTGGAGGGTTATGGGCTTCCCAAGGAATACAGTTCGGAGATTCAGGAGTTGCAGAGTTGTAGTAATTTTCGTTTGATGAAGTACAAAGTTGGCCAAAATAGTGAAGTTTGTGAAACTGGACTGTTGCCTCACACAGACAAAAGTGCCTTAACCATTTTGTGCGAATTCCAAGTGGAGGGTCTAGAGGTGCTGACCAAATCAAACCAATGGGTTCCAGTGAAGATACCCCAGGAGGGTTTTGTGGTCATCGTTGGTGACGTATTGAAGGTATGCATGTACATGTTCATGttcatctcatttttttttatcagcaaagaatgaaattaaattaagagggatacaaaagggtatcccaacccttttacataaaCCAAATCACACTAAGAATCTCCAAGAAAAAAGAGATGAGCAAACACCCCAGAAACAATAGATAGATAATGTTTGCTGCATAAGCTAGACATCCTATTCCAGCTAGCATCGTGCTCGTATTGGAATGCTATAAGCACTGCAAACTGCAGCTACAAAACCATCAAAAACACCCTGCCTCTATTGGTCTTATTATAAGACACATCAAAACAGAATCTTCCATCATGTCCTTAACAATCCATTTGACTCCCTGGCATACAAGCACATATGTCCTTTCCATTTTGCACCAGCTGCAGGCCGTGACAAACCCACCAACACCTCCAACCAACTATAAATCCAGTATAGGCCGTAGTCTTAAAACTCTTGGCATCTGGGAGTCCTAATTATAACTTCTAATGCAAAGCATTGGATTAAGAATCCAGTCTACGAAGGAATAAGTAAAGGAATGCATCTTGTGCTTCATCCAAAGCCAGGATTTGAGTTGAGCCTTCTGAAACACCTCCTCCGCATCTACTAGCcctttttttaaatacaatCAGGTTCCTTTGGTCCTAGATACACCTAATAACAGATGCCCAAACACCTTTCCATACCAGATTTTGCTTCTTGCTAGCATTGCTCAGATAATTGATATTTTGTCTTATGATTGATTCACAGGCATGGAGCAATGGGAGACTTCATTCTGCCACACACAGAGTTATGATGAAAGAAGGAAAAGAGAGATACTCGATTGCACTATTTGGAGTGCCAAAAGAGGAGACGAAGATTGAGGTGCCTGCTGAGTTGGTGGAAGACAACATTCACCCTCTTCGTTACAGGCCATTCACTTATGGAGATTACTTCAAATACTTTGTTTCTACTCTCCATCACAATGCTTTAGATGTCTTTGCTGGTGTTTCATAAATAGGACTAATTGCTTTTGCATGTGAACATCAATATCTCAGTCCTATGTCTCACTAATAACAGTTATGCTTTCTTGTAGTTCTCCAATGTTGTAAACTCTTGTTTTTAAAGATATAATAAATGTTAACATGCTTCAATATACGTGATATTCATACTCTTTTTATGTGAGGATAACATTCAAAACGTGATGATTTTAAGATGCTTTGAAGTTGTTTCTAGATTAAAAGTGAATTTTCACAAGAGCAATAATGGTTCTGCTTGGTGGGAAGACATAAAAGGAGTGTGGAGCGGGGAATAATGATAACTGGTTTGATAATAGTATTAGCTGAAATGTAGGTAATGGATTGGAGAAAACTCTTTAACAATAAGGTATCCAAAGTTATTTAATAATAGTGATCATAAGCATGGTAAAATCTCAAAGATGGGGTTTGGGAGAATGACAGGTGGATATGAGGTTAGGTCGGGGAGACAACGGTTTCGATAGAAATTACAATCATTAAACAATTTTCTACAAGAGATAGAAAATCATAAACATTTAAAAGATGGGAGTGATAATTGGAAGTGGAAATAGTGCAACAAGAAAATCtcgaaatagaaatcaatttttagaaaccaaaataattagttgcaatagtaattaaattagagaccattttagaaactaaaaaaaaaaaattggtttctattattgttaaatagtttctaaattaatatctaattagcaaccaagtttttaactaccaattatttagtttctaaatttggtagcaaaaaccttgtttgctaattagatactaatttagaaactatttaacaataatagaaactaatttagaaaccattttttttagtttctaaaattgtttctaatttagttactattgcaactaattattttggtctctaaaatttagtttctatttcatgattttcttgtagtggaagGAAGCTATATTGTCATATCAacttacaaaaatataaataaaaatgatataaggaggaaatatttgaattttatacTATGATTTGGAAAGTAAAAGTAATCCTTAAAGCCGCTCAGATGTTGAGATTGAATAGGTAGCCACAAAGGGCAATCTTAAGAAAAAAGATATACCTATAGTCCTCAACTTGTTGTGTTATGTGTAGGTTAGAAAAGGAATCTATGAATCAAAGTAGCATGTTCTGTTTGGAACATGTATTATAAATGGATTTTGAAGAATTTGGTGTGTCTcatagaacaattttttttcattttagagAATGAGAAacttaaacacataaaaaaaaatgatttggaaagttgttttttttttattgacaaaaaaagaatgaattaAAATGAAGATATTTCAGACATAgctcaatccttatacaaaaacAACAACGTCCTTTAGCCTACCACTCATGTTGTGAGTTTTAAAGAAGACAACACGAGACATGTAAACACGACGTCTATCCTTATCTATCTACAAAAATATAATCTCTAACTTGAAACAATCTTGCTCAAGTTACGTGGGTGATAATGGTGAGAAGTATTTAAAACAAAAGGACTAAGAGCATAAGCATGaataacaaacaaaatttcaaagacAATTTTTTCATATTCGGGCTGGTGCATGTGTCCTATAACATGTATCcgaagtataaaaaaataatatttttgggcTAGCAGAAGTGGGTACTTCGAGGGTAAGGCAACATGGGATGGACTTTAGGTGCTGAAAGGTTAATTGTATTTAAACAGTTGTTTAGGCTTTTGAGCAGTACACAAATTTGTTGGGAGttttgttgggtatgaagtcaggaccaattgggttgggctgactagacaccatgtttagtgagtgggcttaatcattgtgtcccttttataatctctatttaaagagatcattgtacttgtaatttgGTGTGCAATAGGatagaatgaaaacctaatagttgcccgtgtggatgtaggttgtaGTTGgtgaccgaaccacgttaaatcttgtgttgtttattttctgcagttgattagTGATTATGTGCGTTGCTTCCGCATGCGTGTTTCCTATCAAGTGGCATCAGAGCTTGGTACATTTACACAGTAGAAATCCGATCAGCAGAATTAATCGACGAGACTTGAAAATTGCGGTTGCAGCagcgtcccaaagctagggtttcacaAGGGCTGCAGTAGCATCtcaaagctagggtttcacaGAGGCGGCAACAgtgtcccaaagttagggttcaCAAGGACTGCAGTAgtgtcccaaagttagggtttcgcagaggcgGCATCAGcatcccaaagttagggtttcatAGAGGCTGCAGTGATGTCtcaaagttagggtttcacgGTGGCCCAAGATTCGCACAACCCAGATCTGCGACTCGCGACAGGTGCACGCAGTAAGTAGTGAGACGTGTAGTGGTGTGGGTCGCGGCAGGAGTGGTGGCGGCTCGTGACGTTGTGCAGGTGGCTTGCTCAGAGTAGGGTCGTGTCCAGGCAGTGCGACAAAGTGCGCCAGTAAGGCGGCGGATCGTGTTTCACGACGAACAGGTGTAGGTGCTTGCGGTAAGCGAGATGACACGGAGGTACAGTGCAATGACAGTGACGAAAGACGTAGGGTGGTGCGTGCATTTTTTTGCTAGTGTAGCAGTGACTGTGTAGTGCTAAGCGCGGGGTGTGGCTGCTTTTTGCTACGACACGAAGTTAAGACAATTCAGTTACTGAGAACATTACTAAAATGAATTcgatcttagccagacttatgtcagtgggcattaagttcgatgatgaagttcaagctttactactgATATCGTCATTACCTGACAGTTGGTCCAGATCGGTTACAGCAGTTACCAGTTTAGCGGGACCCGATGGATTCACTTTAGAGAAGATTtgtgatctcattcttggcaAGGGCGTCAGAAGAAGGAGTTTTGagaattatctagtgaatcaCTAAATGCCATCAGAGGTAAGAGAAATATCAGAGGTAGTGGGAGCAAGACTAGAAGAAGGAGtctttggaaaggtaagactatAAGACAATAAAACTTTTGATGTTACGGGCATGagtgacatagtgttgaagacgCCAGTCGGTTtctggactttgaaggatgtcagagttgttccaagcttaacgaaaagtttgatttttgtTAGGCAGTTGGACGAACAGGGACATGATGTGAAGTTCGTTCGGAAATCAATAGTGAAAATTCGTCAAGGGAAATATTGTCATGGCCCgcggaagaaagagaggttcgttGTATATGGTCGGCTTACCATCTGAGGGAGTGATTGTCCTAGTTcggaagataaacaaagtcaGGTTCACAGAATCTCATGGGCAaaagagggttgtctttacaagagagaaactcagagccacaggtcagattcagaatgaacgagcatggaaaggttcaggtagaccaATCAGTGGTACTTATGGCAGTGGGAGCACGGGTCGTGCTTCAACTGAGGTTCCTAGATGATAGgggttaggagaaccagtattccaTCTGTTGAAACATCTCTAGAAAATTTCTTGTTGCGTATGAAGTATGTTTGTTCTCAGGCTATTCCAGGATCCGG from Phaseolus vulgaris cultivar G19833 chromosome 1, P. vulgaris v2.0, whole genome shotgun sequence carries:
- the LOC137813357 gene encoding probable 2-oxoglutarate-dependent dioxygenase AOP1, yielding MTSEGLRIPCLEFSGVELGKKEGSEEWREMSKKVRDACESHGCFIMVYDDKVSKGLRDDMFLCMKEVFDLPEETKKKYISSKPYRGYNSECPFIPLSQSFGIDDAPLPQTSQAFTNLMWPQGNPTFCETLNSMSSKLLDLSLEVLKMIVEGYGLPKEYSSEIQELQSCSNFRLMKYKVGQNSEVCETGLLPHTDKSALTILCEFQVEGLEVLTKSNQWVPVKIPQEGFVVIVGDVLKAWSNGRLHSATHRVMMKEGKERYSIALFGVPKEETKIEVPAELVEDNIHPLRYRPFTYGDYFKYFVSTLHHNALDVFAGVS